From one Streptomyces spiramyceticus genomic stretch:
- a CDS encoding ROK family protein yields the protein MNGKATTVKTKLERGRSALGPALELVHTGRAPTRAVLTAELGVTRATAGAVAAELEALGLIQVDSRPGAAAGSQGRPSHRLAVKDSGPVVLAAQVHADGFRAALVGLGGRIVATAPGCLTVSADPAQVIGAVVEAGAGLLRETGLRCVGAGLAVPSAVAEPDGTALNPLHLAWPAGAPVCDIFAEQVRAAGLAGPAFTGNDVNLAALAEHRHGAGRGAQHLLCVATGHRGVGGALVIDGRLHTGSSGLALEVGHLTVNPEGRPCYCGGRGCLDVEADPLAFLTAAGRTPGPEVSLLQQSRDLLREEYDDPAIRTAAEELIDRLGLGLAGLVNILNPDRIILGGLHRALLDADPVRLRAVVADRSLWGRSGGVPILPCTLDHNSLVGAAELAWQPVLDDPLAALA from the coding sequence ATGAACGGCAAGGCGACCACCGTCAAAACAAAGCTGGAGAGGGGCCGGAGCGCGCTCGGGCCTGCTCTGGAACTGGTGCATACGGGCCGGGCGCCCACCCGTGCCGTCCTCACGGCGGAGCTCGGCGTCACCAGGGCAACCGCCGGTGCGGTGGCCGCCGAACTGGAAGCCCTCGGACTGATCCAGGTCGACTCCCGGCCGGGAGCGGCGGCCGGTTCGCAGGGCCGTCCTTCGCACCGGCTGGCCGTCAAGGACTCGGGCCCCGTCGTCCTCGCCGCCCAGGTGCACGCCGACGGCTTCCGGGCGGCGCTCGTCGGCCTCGGTGGGCGCATCGTGGCGACCGCACCCGGCTGCCTGACGGTGTCCGCCGACCCGGCGCAGGTGATCGGCGCGGTGGTCGAGGCGGGCGCAGGGCTGCTGCGTGAGACTGGACTGCGCTGCGTGGGCGCGGGCCTCGCCGTGCCGTCGGCGGTCGCGGAACCGGACGGCACCGCCCTCAACCCCCTGCACCTCGCGTGGCCCGCCGGCGCCCCGGTCTGCGACATCTTCGCCGAGCAGGTTCGCGCCGCCGGCCTCGCGGGTCCCGCGTTCACCGGCAACGATGTCAACCTCGCCGCACTCGCCGAGCACCGCCACGGCGCGGGACGCGGCGCCCAGCACCTGCTCTGCGTCGCCACCGGGCACCGCGGCGTCGGCGGCGCGCTGGTCATCGACGGCCGCCTGCACACCGGCAGTTCGGGCCTCGCCCTCGAAGTCGGCCACCTCACGGTCAACCCCGAAGGCCGCCCCTGCTACTGCGGCGGCCGCGGCTGCCTCGACGTTGAGGCCGACCCGCTCGCCTTCCTCACGGCGGCGGGCCGCACCCCGGGACCCGAGGTCTCCCTGCTCCAGCAGTCCCGCGACCTGCTGCGCGAGGAATACGACGACCCGGCGATCCGTACCGCGGCCGAGGAACTGATCGACCGCCTCGGCCTGGGCCTCGCAGGCCTGGTGAACATCCTCAACCCCGACCGCATCATCCTCGGCGGCCTCCACCGCGCACTGCTGGACGCCGACCCGGTGCGGCTGCGCGCCGTCGTGGCGGACCGAAGCCTGTGGGGGAGGAGCGGCGGCGTACCGATTCTGCCGTGCACGCTGGACCACAACAGCCTGGTGGGCGCGGCCGAGTTGGCGTGGCAGCCGGTGCTGGACGACCCGCTGGCCGCACTCGCATGA
- a CDS encoding ABC transporter substrate-binding protein codes for MLEMRCGRLTRVALLGASIASLALGAAACAGDTGDTGDEEGTTITVTAVDFMRDMEKLVDDFEQEHPDTKVNLVFLPENELRDRVPEDIATETGHYDVVTIGPYEAPIYASRGWLTPLDAYAGRGDYDIEDFIPTVRKALSYNDGLYAVPYYGESSFLMYRRDLFAKAGLTMPAHPSWQQVAQLAAKLHDPKNGVAGICLRGGPGWGNVLAPLNTVILTFGGRWYDENWNPQLTSPETKKAVRFYADLVRRHGEPRAAEAGPAECLATMRQGKAAMWYDSTVFASTLEDPKESKVAGRLGYAPAPVVNTESSGWLWAWSLAIPATAKDPEAAWEFASWATAKGYLKQYGEKLGWVRVPPGGRLSTYRLPEYMEAAKAFAEPTLDAIETANPKQPGMHEQPWAGVHYVGIPEFADLGDRVSEEISAAIAGRQPVDEALAKAQLFAKDVVEGGGYRD; via the coding sequence ATGCTGGAAATGCGCTGTGGGCGGCTGACACGTGTCGCGTTGCTGGGAGCCTCGATCGCCTCGCTCGCACTCGGCGCGGCCGCCTGCGCCGGCGATACCGGGGATACCGGGGACGAGGAAGGCACGACGATCACGGTGACAGCCGTCGACTTCATGCGGGACATGGAGAAACTCGTCGACGACTTCGAGCAGGAACACCCGGACACGAAGGTGAACCTCGTGTTCCTCCCCGAGAACGAGCTGCGGGACCGGGTACCGGAGGACATCGCCACCGAGACCGGCCATTACGACGTCGTCACCATCGGCCCGTACGAGGCGCCGATCTACGCCTCACGGGGGTGGCTGACCCCACTCGATGCCTACGCTGGCCGGGGCGACTACGACATAGAGGATTTCATCCCCACGGTGCGCAAGGCGCTGTCGTACAACGATGGCTTGTACGCGGTGCCGTACTACGGCGAGTCGTCCTTCCTGATGTACCGCAGGGACCTGTTCGCGAAGGCCGGGCTGACCATGCCGGCCCACCCGAGCTGGCAGCAGGTCGCCCAACTGGCGGCGAAGCTTCACGACCCCAAGAACGGCGTCGCCGGGATCTGTCTGCGCGGCGGTCCCGGCTGGGGGAACGTGCTGGCCCCGCTGAACACGGTGATCCTCACCTTCGGAGGTCGCTGGTACGACGAGAACTGGAACCCCCAGCTCACCTCCCCCGAAACGAAGAAGGCGGTGCGGTTCTACGCGGACCTGGTCCGCCGGCACGGCGAGCCCCGGGCCGCCGAGGCCGGGCCCGCCGAGTGCCTGGCGACGATGCGGCAGGGCAAGGCGGCCATGTGGTACGACAGCACGGTCTTCGCCAGCACCCTTGAGGACCCGAAGGAAAGCAAGGTCGCCGGCAGGCTCGGCTACGCCCCCGCCCCGGTGGTGAACACGGAAAGTTCGGGATGGCTGTGGGCCTGGTCGCTGGCGATCCCGGCCACGGCGAAGGATCCGGAGGCCGCGTGGGAGTTCGCCTCCTGGGCCACGGCCAAGGGCTACTTGAAGCAATACGGCGAGAAGCTCGGCTGGGTTCGCGTGCCACCTGGCGGCCGGCTGTCCACGTACAGGCTTCCGGAGTACATGGAGGCCGCCAAGGCGTTCGCCGAACCGACGCTGGACGCGATCGAGACCGCGAACCCCAAGCAGCCCGGGATGCACGAGCAGCCGTGGGCCGGGGTGCACTACGTCGGCATCCCGGAGTTCGCGGACCTCGGCGACCGGGTGTCGGAGGAGATCTCCGCGGCGATCGCCGGCCGGCAGCCAGTCGATGAGGCGCTGGCCAAGGCCCAGCTCTTCGCGAAGGACGTGGTCGAGGGCGGCGGCTACCGGGACTAG
- a CDS encoding MFS transporter — MPLLNKVTATAPGNKRGNPAAASLSRLRTALTVFFALDGFLFAGWVVRIPAIKEQTGASASDLGLALLGVSGGAVITMVLTGRLCRRFGSHPVTVACGVLLSLSIALPAQTHSTLALGLVLLVFGAAYGGINVAMNSAAVDLVAAMRRPVMPSFHAAFSFGGMTGAGLGGLVAAELSATTHLLALTGIGLVVTAAAGPTLLRHRVPVPERTEAATKGGPLSGRTRKTVALFGVIALCTAYGEGALAEWGTLHLQQDLHAHPGIAAAGYSLFALAMAAGRLSGTTLLERLGQTRTLVAGGSLASAGMLLGALAPTTWLALSGFAVTGLGLANIFPVAVARAGALAGPGGVAAASTLGYGGMLVGPPAIGFLADWFSLPVALTTVALLAAAAALLGYSARNASSTPPA; from the coding sequence GTGCCGCTACTAAACAAAGTAACCGCGACCGCCCCGGGGAACAAGCGCGGAAACCCCGCCGCAGCCTCCCTGTCCCGCCTCCGTACCGCACTGACCGTGTTCTTCGCCCTCGACGGCTTCCTCTTCGCCGGGTGGGTGGTCCGTATCCCGGCCATCAAGGAGCAGACCGGGGCCTCGGCGAGCGATCTCGGCCTCGCCCTCCTCGGCGTCTCCGGCGGCGCGGTGATCACCATGGTGCTCACCGGGCGGCTCTGCCGGCGCTTCGGCAGCCATCCGGTGACCGTGGCCTGCGGCGTACTGCTGTCGCTGAGCATCGCGCTGCCCGCACAGACACATTCGACGCTCGCGCTCGGCCTGGTGCTGCTGGTCTTCGGAGCCGCGTACGGCGGCATCAACGTCGCGATGAACAGTGCCGCGGTCGATCTGGTCGCGGCCATGCGGCGCCCCGTCATGCCGAGTTTCCACGCCGCCTTCAGCTTCGGCGGCATGACCGGGGCCGGGCTCGGCGGCCTGGTCGCGGCCGAACTGTCCGCCACCACACACCTGTTGGCCCTGACCGGCATCGGGCTCGTCGTCACGGCAGCGGCGGGCCCCACGCTGCTGCGCCACCGGGTGCCCGTCCCCGAACGTACCGAGGCGGCGACCAAGGGCGGGCCGCTCTCAGGAAGGACCCGCAAGACAGTCGCGCTGTTCGGCGTGATCGCCCTCTGCACGGCGTACGGCGAAGGGGCCCTCGCCGAATGGGGCACCCTCCATCTCCAGCAGGACCTCCACGCCCACCCCGGCATCGCAGCGGCCGGCTACTCCCTCTTCGCGCTGGCCATGGCGGCGGGCCGACTGAGCGGCACCACCCTCCTGGAGCGGCTCGGCCAGACCCGCACTCTCGTGGCGGGCGGATCACTCGCATCAGCCGGAATGCTGCTCGGCGCGCTCGCGCCCACGACCTGGCTCGCGCTGTCCGGCTTCGCCGTCACCGGACTCGGCCTGGCGAACATCTTCCCTGTGGCGGTCGCCAGGGCGGGCGCACTGGCCGGGCCGGGCGGGGTGGCCGCGGCGTCGACGCTCGGTTACGGCGGCATGCTCGTCGGGCCGCCTGCCATCGGGTTCCTCGCCGACTGGTTCTCGCTGCCCGTCGCCCTGACGACGGTGGCGCTGCTGGCCGCCGCTGCCGCACTGCTGGGGTACTCCGCTCGGAACGCGTCCTCCACCCCGCCCGCCTGA
- a CDS encoding SHOCT domain-containing protein produces the protein MNTLAHEGPGPWILLFPLIWAAVVVGVITVLRRTVWRGRRGPWRADAGRGPHSESSPIAMLGRRFASGEIDEEEYWRRLSVLDEQFGRTAKGGAA, from the coding sequence ATGAACACCCTCGCGCACGAAGGACCCGGCCCGTGGATCCTTCTCTTTCCGCTCATCTGGGCGGCCGTCGTCGTCGGCGTCATCACCGTGCTGCGTCGTACCGTGTGGCGTGGGCGCCGTGGGCCCTGGCGGGCAGATGCCGGCCGTGGCCCGCACAGTGAGAGCTCGCCGATCGCCATGCTCGGGCGCCGCTTCGCCTCCGGGGAGATCGACGAGGAGGAGTACTGGCGTCGGCTCTCCGTACTGGACGAGCAGTTCGGCCGTACGGCGAAGGGCGGTGCGGCGTGA
- a CDS encoding GNAT family N-acetyltransferase: MHPISRRSERLEVRELQTSDANDVFAIYGDERATEHLSFDPRTQEEVAQIVARSMAFATAEPRQEYALAVVEREGGRLIGFGRLALDPHQTGGATMGFALRPDAWGVGYGTETVRLLLDVGFDELGLHRVWGARSPINGASARTMEAAGMVEEGRIREHIKKRGQWRDSIVHGIIDREWFARS, translated from the coding sequence ATGCATCCGATCAGCCGCCGCAGCGAGCGCCTTGAGGTCCGGGAGCTCCAGACCTCCGACGCCAACGACGTCTTCGCGATCTACGGTGATGAGAGAGCCACCGAGCATCTCTCCTTCGACCCGCGAACGCAGGAGGAGGTGGCTCAGATCGTCGCCCGATCCATGGCATTCGCCACTGCCGAGCCCCGGCAGGAGTACGCGCTCGCGGTAGTCGAGCGCGAAGGTGGCCGACTGATCGGATTCGGCCGCCTCGCCCTCGACCCGCACCAGACCGGTGGCGCCACCATGGGCTTCGCCCTGCGCCCAGATGCCTGGGGTGTCGGCTACGGCACCGAAACTGTCCGGCTCCTGCTCGACGTCGGATTCGACGAGCTGGGCCTACACCGCGTGTGGGGAGCCCGCTCGCCAATCAACGGCGCATCCGCGCGCACCATGGAGGCAGCCGGGATGGTTGAGGAGGGGCGCATCCGCGAGCACATCAAAAAGCGCGGCCAGTGGCGAGACTCCATCGTCCACGGCATCATCGACCGCGAGTGGTTCGCGCGCAGTTAG
- a CDS encoding ABC transporter ATP-binding protein, which translates to MTATAIGTSTDTAARVVDAVKVYGKGDTEVRALDGVSVGFPAGRFTAIMGPSGSGKSTLMHCAAGLDTLTSGSAFIGPTDLSALDDRRLTLLRRERIGFVFQAFNLIPTLTVAENITLPMDLAGARADQEWTDALVDVVGLRDRLHHRPSELSGGQQQRVAVARAFAGRPDVVFADEPTGNLDSRSGEEVLRLLGRAVRQMDRTVVMVTHDPVAAAHADEVVFLADGRLVDRMESPTAERVLDRLKAFDVRGVTT; encoded by the coding sequence GTGACCGCCACGGCCATCGGTACCAGTACCGACACCGCCGCCCGCGTCGTCGACGCCGTCAAGGTCTACGGCAAGGGCGACACCGAAGTCAGGGCCCTGGACGGGGTGAGCGTCGGCTTTCCGGCCGGGCGGTTCACCGCCATCATGGGGCCCTCCGGGTCCGGCAAGTCCACGCTGATGCACTGCGCTGCCGGGCTCGACACGCTCACCTCGGGGTCCGCCTTCATCGGGCCCACTGACCTCAGTGCGCTCGACGACCGCAGGCTCACTCTGCTGCGCCGCGAGCGCATCGGGTTCGTCTTTCAGGCGTTCAACCTGATCCCCACCCTGACCGTCGCCGAGAACATCACGCTGCCCATGGACCTCGCGGGAGCCCGCGCCGACCAGGAGTGGACCGACGCGCTCGTGGATGTCGTCGGGCTGCGCGACCGCCTGCACCACCGGCCGAGCGAGCTCTCCGGCGGCCAGCAGCAACGCGTCGCAGTGGCCCGCGCGTTCGCCGGCCGCCCCGACGTCGTCTTCGCCGACGAGCCGACCGGCAACCTCGACTCGCGGTCCGGTGAGGAGGTGCTGCGCCTCCTCGGCCGGGCGGTGCGCCAGATGGACCGTACGGTCGTCATGGTCACCCACGACCCCGTCGCCGCCGCCCACGCCGACGAGGTCGTCTTTCTCGCCGACGGGCGTCTCGTCGACCGGATGGAATCGCCCACCGCCGAACGCGTACTCGACCGCCTCAAGGCCTTCGACGTCAGGGGGGTGACGACATGA
- a CDS encoding DUF4239 domain-containing protein — MAGGLLAFGLGGLLTRSWVRRRFGGDPEHNERVTFLIEVVGIFYALLVGLVAVGAYDHYVEVKKLVNQEASQLTSVYRAGQAFPNSRRCRLQSQVRNYAENVIDEVWPKQKQGEIEEDQGRLDAVFESLMFYEPQNDQESNAQSATVDAFNEYNNLRRERQGEVEIGLLPELYIVLFLGAVVTIGVSWALVGVRLIDHLALTGLLSLFIGLFLALIVALDHPLQDSNSIEPKPWKVALAKGMGVPSDGEKQVATYFGKSTAQRVPGCLLDVSDYVSFASSDQLPE; from the coding sequence TTGGCCGGGGGCTTACTCGCTTTCGGTCTGGGCGGCCTGCTCACGCGCTCCTGGGTTCGTCGGCGGTTCGGCGGTGACCCCGAACACAACGAGCGCGTCACCTTCCTGATCGAGGTCGTGGGGATCTTCTACGCCTTGCTGGTCGGGCTGGTTGCCGTCGGCGCGTACGACCACTATGTGGAGGTCAAGAAGCTGGTCAACCAGGAAGCCTCACAACTCACCAGTGTCTATCGCGCCGGTCAGGCATTTCCCAACAGCCGTCGATGCCGACTCCAGTCGCAGGTACGCAACTATGCCGAGAACGTGATCGACGAGGTCTGGCCGAAGCAGAAGCAGGGCGAGATCGAGGAGGACCAGGGCAGGCTGGACGCCGTGTTCGAGTCGCTCATGTTCTATGAGCCTCAAAACGACCAGGAGTCGAATGCCCAGTCTGCCACCGTCGACGCCTTCAACGAATACAACAACCTTCGTCGCGAGCGGCAGGGGGAGGTGGAGATCGGGTTGCTGCCCGAGCTCTACATCGTCCTCTTTCTCGGCGCGGTCGTGACCATCGGGGTGAGCTGGGCGCTCGTCGGCGTCAGGCTGATCGACCATTTGGCTCTCACCGGCCTCCTCTCGCTCTTCATCGGCCTCTTCCTGGCCCTGATCGTCGCGCTGGACCACCCCCTCCAGGACAGCAACTCGATCGAGCCGAAACCCTGGAAGGTCGCGCTCGCCAAAGGCATGGGGGTTCCCTCTGATGGCGAGAAGCAGGTCGCCACTTACTTCGGAAAGTCGACCGCGCAGAGGGTCCCGGGCTGCCTCCTGGACGTGTCCGACTACGTTTCGTTCGCGAGCTCGGACCAGCTCCCGGAATGA
- a CDS encoding GmrSD restriction endonuclease domain-containing protein, producing MSVQEAYRLFRDDALLVNRRYQRKLVWSVSEKQLLIDSILDGYPIPLILLAERPEIHGTGKYEIIDGMQRLDAIFSFIEQKFDYRGMNFDLGQSARARQAADAKAFEPVETLVTLPADKCANLLDYQLAVTIFPTQTEQQITDVFSRINSNGRQLSAQEKRQAGMLNPFSELVRTVASALRGDVSDDVLLLHDMPSISVESARERQQYGVRAEDTLWIRHGILNVKQLREGDDEQMVADIAASILLGSPFPASKEEFDEIYEEASEKHKRVERSLSAYGVRRLQEEIQSTFSVLAEVVDDQLPAPNGLRNLVRPSTGNPIRTPFYAIFMSFFELIVRQQKSPDDYAAIVSALKNVGTRLKSARHYTSADDRVSNIDTITGLAQRHFVSRVPPVFGHGPGLALDFENSLRRSRIETSRYEFKQGLLRLDGQRSWDDAICARLAETICGIANMKPGVEGYLFIGVADKEPDASRIHSLDSVVPIKVGQHHVVGVDREARVRGISLDNYVQRFVSRISQQPISEPLATQILSGIDTIEYKGLSVIRVLVPGQNDLSYCGDRVFVRRGSSTEEISDLKKVAALGKMFG from the coding sequence ATGAGCGTACAGGAGGCGTATCGGCTATTTAGGGACGACGCGCTTCTCGTTAATCGGCGCTACCAGCGCAAGCTTGTTTGGTCCGTGTCTGAAAAGCAGTTGCTAATTGACAGCATTCTGGATGGCTATCCAATTCCCCTAATCCTGCTTGCTGAGCGGCCGGAGATTCACGGAACGGGAAAATATGAAATTATCGATGGAATGCAGCGCCTTGATGCGATCTTCTCGTTCATTGAGCAGAAATTTGACTATAGGGGAATGAATTTCGACCTAGGCCAGAGCGCTAGGGCCCGTCAAGCTGCAGATGCGAAGGCTTTCGAGCCTGTGGAAACCCTCGTCACGCTTCCTGCGGATAAATGTGCCAACCTCCTCGATTATCAGTTGGCTGTCACGATTTTCCCCACCCAAACCGAGCAGCAAATCACTGATGTCTTCAGTCGAATTAATTCGAATGGCCGTCAGTTGAGTGCGCAAGAGAAGCGTCAAGCTGGCATGCTTAATCCATTTTCGGAACTTGTACGAACGGTTGCAAGCGCCCTCCGCGGCGATGTTTCCGATGACGTTCTACTTCTACACGACATGCCGAGCATTTCTGTTGAGTCGGCTCGCGAAAGACAACAATATGGAGTGCGTGCCGAGGATACGTTGTGGATTCGGCACGGCATCCTCAATGTGAAGCAACTACGTGAAGGCGACGACGAGCAAATGGTTGCTGATATTGCCGCCTCCATTCTCCTGGGAAGCCCGTTTCCTGCCAGTAAGGAGGAATTTGACGAAATCTACGAAGAGGCCAGTGAAAAACATAAGCGTGTCGAAAGGAGTCTTTCCGCATACGGCGTGAGGCGACTTCAGGAGGAGATCCAGTCGACTTTCTCTGTGCTGGCTGAGGTAGTGGATGATCAGCTTCCAGCGCCTAACGGTCTAAGGAACCTGGTGCGCCCGAGTACCGGAAACCCAATTCGGACGCCATTCTATGCAATCTTTATGTCATTCTTTGAGTTGATCGTGCGTCAGCAAAAGTCTCCGGACGATTATGCTGCGATTGTGTCGGCGCTGAAAAATGTCGGCACGCGTCTCAAAAGTGCCCGCCACTACACATCGGCTGATGATCGCGTATCCAACATCGATACGATTACGGGCCTGGCTCAGCGGCACTTCGTATCGAGGGTTCCACCCGTGTTTGGCCACGGTCCGGGACTTGCGCTCGACTTTGAAAACTCCTTGCGAAGGTCGAGGATCGAGACGAGTCGATACGAGTTCAAGCAGGGACTTCTGCGTCTTGATGGTCAGAGGTCGTGGGACGACGCCATTTGTGCCCGCTTGGCGGAGACAATTTGCGGGATCGCGAACATGAAGCCCGGCGTGGAAGGATATCTCTTCATTGGGGTTGCGGATAAGGAGCCGGATGCTTCTAGGATCCACAGCCTTGACTCCGTTGTTCCGATCAAGGTCGGACAGCATCATGTGGTCGGCGTTGACAGGGAGGCGAGAGTGCGAGGGATTTCCCTGGATAACTATGTCCAGAGGTTTGTGAGTAGAATTTCTCAGCAGCCGATTAGTGAACCACTGGCGACGCAGATCCTTTCCGGAATCGACACCATCGAGTACAAAGGGCTCTCGGTGATTAGGGTCTTGGTCCCAGGGCAAAATGACCTATCGTATTGTGGTGATCGTGTTTTTGTGAGACGAGGTTCCTCCACTGAGGAAATTAGCGACCTAAAGAAAGTTGCGGCGCTCGGGAAAATGTTCGGGTGA
- a CDS encoding XRE family transcriptional regulator has translation MADAKLSPRRLAARIGVSPKTVERWLADAELVPHARNRVDACRALKVDEEMIWPKAVQDRVKSGHDRELVHAYPYRSACPSTVWGELVEQADDQIFLAGYTNYFLWLEQPAFAATLRRKIQSGCRVRFLLGDPDGEVTRQREAIEDVALSVSTRIKITLEHLERLGAQDGLEARLSSAEDAANHVSLSVFRFDHDALVTPHLARLVGHDSPLLHLRRQGEDGMFDRFAEHAEELWGRATTIAS, from the coding sequence ATGGCTGACGCGAAGCTTTCGCCCCGAAGGCTGGCTGCCCGGATCGGGGTGTCGCCCAAGACGGTAGAGCGATGGCTGGCCGACGCCGAGTTGGTACCCCACGCAAGAAACCGTGTCGACGCCTGCCGGGCGCTGAAGGTGGACGAAGAGATGATTTGGCCGAAGGCTGTACAGGACCGAGTGAAGTCGGGCCATGACCGTGAACTGGTCCACGCCTATCCATACCGGTCGGCTTGCCCGTCCACCGTGTGGGGTGAGTTGGTCGAGCAGGCCGACGACCAGATCTTCCTGGCCGGGTACACGAACTATTTCCTCTGGCTGGAGCAGCCTGCCTTCGCCGCCACCCTCCGCAGGAAGATCCAGTCGGGGTGCCGGGTGCGTTTCCTGCTGGGTGACCCTGATGGGGAGGTGACTCGTCAGCGGGAAGCGATCGAGGACGTGGCTCTCAGCGTGTCCACACGTATAAAGATCACCTTGGAGCACTTGGAACGCCTAGGTGCACAGGACGGCTTGGAGGCTCGTCTGAGCAGCGCGGAGGACGCGGCCAATCATGTCTCCCTGTCCGTGTTCAGGTTTGACCATGACGCCCTTGTGACACCGCACCTTGCTCGACTGGTCGGCCACGATTCGCCGCTTCTGCACCTGCGCCGCCAGGGCGAGGACGGAATGTTCGACCGATTCGCTGAACACGCGGAGGAACTCTGGGGCCGGGCGACGACCATCGCGTCGTGA
- a CDS encoding SCO4225 family membrane protein: MTARRLRSIARLTFRNPASLVYLGVVAVTAVLVTIDTLFVTHEDASFAGMSLFLLSAPTVFAFFIGGDLLGEAVNVSTWFVYVAMVLSVLIQSFALGWFVRLVRGGAAHPAHPQGA, from the coding sequence ATGACCGCTCGACGGCTGCGCAGCATCGCGCGACTGACGTTCCGCAATCCCGCCTCGCTGGTGTACCTCGGCGTGGTCGCCGTGACGGCGGTGCTCGTCACGATCGACACGCTCTTCGTGACCCACGAAGACGCCTCGTTCGCCGGGATGTCGCTGTTCCTGCTCAGTGCGCCGACGGTGTTCGCGTTCTTCATCGGCGGCGATCTGCTCGGGGAGGCCGTGAACGTGTCCACGTGGTTCGTGTACGTCGCCATGGTGCTCTCCGTACTGATCCAGTCGTTCGCCCTCGGCTGGTTCGTCCGACTGGTCCGCGGCGGCGCCGCGCACCCTGCCCATCCGCAGGGCGCCTGA